One window of Jannaschia sp. CCS1 genomic DNA carries:
- the nuoI gene encoding NADH-quinone oxidoreductase subunit NuoI: MTQIDYTRAAKYFLLADFFKGFKLGMKYFFAPKVTINYPHEKGPLSPRFRGEHALRRYPNGEERCIACKLCEAICPAQAITIDAEPREDGSRRTTRYDIDMTKCIYCGFCQEACPVDAIVEGPNFEFATETREELYYDKEKLLANGERWESAIAHNLELDAPYR, translated from the coding sequence ATGACGCAGATCGACTACACCCGCGCCGCGAAATATTTCCTGCTGGCGGACTTTTTCAAAGGCTTCAAGCTGGGGATGAAGTACTTCTTCGCCCCCAAGGTCACGATCAACTACCCGCATGAGAAGGGGCCTCTGTCGCCCCGCTTCCGCGGCGAACATGCGTTGCGGCGCTATCCCAACGGCGAAGAACGCTGCATCGCCTGCAAGCTGTGCGAAGCCATTTGCCCGGCGCAAGCGATCACGATTGATGCAGAACCCCGCGAAGACGGGTCCCGCCGCACCACGCGGTATGACATCGACATGACCAAATGCATCTACTGCGGGTTCTGTCAGGAAGCCTGCCCGGTGGATGCCATCGTGGAGGGTCCAAATTTCGAGTTCGCGACCGAGACCCGGGAAGAGCTGTATTACGACAAGGAAAAGTTGCTGGCCAACGGCGAACGTTGGGAATCGGCGATTGCCCACAATCTGGAACTGGATGCCCCCTACCGATGA